Within Anopheles ziemanni chromosome 2, idAnoZiCoDA_A2_x.2, whole genome shotgun sequence, the genomic segment ggtggttgttttattttggttggAACGTTCACGTCACTTTGCGTTTGACAGCGCATGCAAAACAATACCCGATGAATTTGGATGAACCTCACCTTCAGGGGTCGGCAACCGTGCTTTGCGCCATCCTGAATCAACaaatctattttctttttgtttaaagGACATTACAATTTTCATTACATCTCTCATTGCTATTGTGGCTTCTGTTAATACCATCGAGGTTGCTCTACATTGTTTGAGATAAGAATGATTGATACCAACATGAATACCCACCACGTGTTAACCCACGtgttaaattcaaacaaattaattgaacGAACTGAGTACTGAAGATCAGTAATAactttatttcaattcaaattctTGCCCTCTGTTTGTTACAGGTTTCCCTCAGAGTATTTAGAGGCTGTTAACGTTCCTTTAAGAACAAGATAAATGCATTATAATTGCGTAACATGTTCAAACTTTGTAAAACTATAAGCACGAGCTCGCTTCAAAATGACGTTGCTAACGAAATAACAATTCTCTAGTGCTACTTTCCATCTGAAAATACCGCTCACTTAATATGTTTTATGAGATAAACTCGTTTAGAGACCAGCATCATTTTATGTGAAAAGTTGtgaaatcaatttcaaccGAATAATGTACGCCTCTCTGTTTCAAATGTTTATGGTCTCGATCGACATCAGCAATGCCTAGTTGGGTAAGAGTTAATTGATATTaggatatgttaaataagttAATATAGAAGAGATCAGACTACCGATCATCGTTGATTGCTACCTAATGTTGAAAGTTTATCACTACTTCTTCCCGAAAGTCCTTTCTACGTCCTCAATGCACCAATGGGCTCCACATTGCTACGtacaattaatttttatttttttatttttttcttaaatttaattCACATTCTCCtacgaaaatatgaatttataacaACCTTTCTACATGCTTCAAGTATGCAATTCTATTTCTCTCTTCATACTCCAGTAGCTGCAGTGTCTGCAACAATACTGCACCGTTCAACTGTAATGCAAAAgtctttttaaatttcttaaatGTGAAAAACTCAATATTGGTAAAGCataatatattatatatttgaATGAAGTCTAAATGGTCTACCTTATTActtaaaaactatttcaacCAACGATTTCATCATAtcgtgttgtttctttttttattcatttactaTTTGAGTCTTTTATTGCTGGAAAAAGGTTGAACAATTAAATTCAAGTCCTTAACATGTGATGtgattaaaatgtgttttaacatAAAAGCAAACGGTAAGCCAACCCCTacttattaaaatatattattttttacaacaagCTCTGCAGACTGCTTCAGACTTAGTCCTTAAAGAACGCATAAATTGTCCACTTTTATAACGTCCTAGCGACCTAATGGTAATACTCTTAAACGAGAAGGTTTGAACGTGAAGTATTGCTGTTGTCTAATTTGTTGTATACGTTGTCGTTCAAATGAAACACGTTTGTTCTTGGTCAACTAGGTTGATGTCGGTCCAAATTTGTAACCTGAGGAGAGAATGACTTTTTTTCATCTAGCTATTACGTAACATTAGTTCTATTCATATGCTAGCATTGTGCCTAAATgtaattagttttcttttttcaatgtGTTACGATATTCCTTCTTTGTTGACTATGTCACACAAGTTTGCTAACAAGAGCAAACGCATACAGTAACTTCCTCAGTACATCAATTTTAAGTGTTTCCTTCTATcacaaatatttttgttaCGACTTTCCATCGATGTAACACCTTTTCCAAGGACAGCGCGCGTACACGGAAATCGATACCTTcatgaaaagaaatttttaaCATTAAAATTCCTTCCCTCAAGCGATTAGCTAATCACCCTTCAAGTAGTGCCTACAGTAACGCTTCGCAGAATGATCACATTTGCTACCGATCGGCGTGTAGCTTTGGACGTGTGGTTTTAAAGTAGGCTTCCTTTTTCGGAAACCCATGCTATAGCGGCAAGCAACGAATGTGTGTGAGCGAGAGAGTCAATAAGGGTTGATTTGTGGTAAGCAGGGACGTCGCGCCATGTGCCCGAATCCCTCAGCTTCACGCACCGGACAATACGGAAGCACCGCGCTCCAATCGTCATTAGAAGGGGATGGACTTTTTCCGTATCGCACTGGCGGCTGCAACCGGGGAGGGCGGCGGGGTCTGTACTTTCGGCGAACCTGGCACCGATGTGGACGTGGTCAGATTGTGCTCCATCATCAGCTGCGCCGTCCGGTAGAACTCGTTATCGGGATCGAACAGGGCGGCGGCAAAGTACTGGCTAAATATTCGGCCCATGTATTGTTCCTTGTTTGCTGGCCACCAACCCTCGAGGAATCCTATGTGGCCACCGCGGGCTGTGATGAGAATGGCAACGTGCGACGACTTGGAGGCCGCCTTCACCGGGATCGCTTCGAGCGGCTGGAACGGATCGTCCGCTGCGCTCAGGCACAGCAAAGGCACTTTAATCTGGTGTAGTTTGTTGTGAAGCGTAGCATCCGAGTAGTAGCTGTCGACATCCTTATagccaaagtgcttcgacgtgAACGACGAATCGAACTGTTTAATTGTTTTGCTCTGTAATACAAGTCGAAAATAATGGACAATCAATCAAACACTGTTTCCGACGCTGTTTCGTTTTTGCCTAATACAGCCGAGTTGATAAGACACACATACCTGTAGCACCTGGTTCATGTCCCAGTCAAATTCTTCGCCCCGGAGGATATCGTACTTGCTAACCGTACGGCAGAGGCTTGAGGCAAGATGTCGTCCTAGAAGGTTGTTCAGTATGGGTTGCTCGATGCTGGCACAACCTGGAAAGATGTGTGTTAAATTACTACCACAAAGGAACAAGCATTCTCAAAACTTGGATAACTAAAAGATATAGTTTAATCTCGAACAAACACCAATTGAAGTTTCTAGAAACTTAGCCCTAAGCTCTGCCGACGCACGTGGAATACGCGACACATGATGATTAGCGTGGACTTCAACGCAACGCTTTATCAGGTCACACAAAACGCGAATTTGTGTGCCGCCAACTGATAACACGGCATAGCTAACACGCCGGCACCGCAGACGAGCGTTGCCCTtgagatttgatttttttcagcAAGTTCGAATTAATCTTTCGCCTAAACAATATTCACCCCTCGCTAAATCCGGGGTTATTCATGCGAGTGTGGGGAGAGAACACTAAAACAGACCGACCGACATTGGTACTAGGTGGGAAAGTGGCAAATGGAATCCACGGTTTCCGACGCGGTTTCTTATCCTCACGCCTCGTGTGAACTAGAAGGGAAATCGATAAAATTGGAACATTCTACTGAAATGCCAGCGTGTGAGTGGAAATGTCAACCGTTGGGTTCGTGAAATTATTCATAAACCATTGGTTACCCGCCCCCGTTTGGAGCTATTTCCTCTCTGCCCGTGGACTCCATTGAAACGCGATTTGTTTAGGAGCCCAGGGAAAACTCTTCTCTAACACGACACTTCAAGGTTTTCGATGGCCCTTCACTGCTTACCCTTGTGTACGTCCCACGGCACGGAGATGATGGTAGCCGCCGTCAGGATCGATTTCGCTTCGTCGCTTTTCCGAGCGAGATAGTTGCCCAGGATTAGTCCACCCATCGAGATACCGGTAGCACCGATACGCACGTGAGGGTGTGCCGATCGCACGTACTTCACCACCTCCGATAGATCCTCGCAGTTCGCCGCGCAGTAGAGTCGAGGCGTCTTTAAGGCGACCCCACCGAGTCCACGGTTCGTGAAGACGACCGTCCGAATGCCGGCACGGTTTGCGGCCGTTACCAGGCACTTGATGTACTCGGCCTGCGATTCACCCGTCAACCCGGGCAGAATGATAATGATCGGTGCCTCCGGGTCGCAGTTTGCCTCGAGCCAGTCGAGCGCCACCTGACCCCCGTCCTTCAGCGTCAGCACCTCACGCCGATACTCGACGTCCGGCATGATGTTCGAGCGCAGGATGCTGGCAAATACGGTTTGCGCGCGACTTTCCACGCACCAGAACGTTGGCCAAAACTTGTGCTCTAGGGTTGGAATGTGCTTGCGAAGGTACTTCTTGAACGGACCATCCGAGGCGGCCAGGATTGGGCGCTGTCGATGgcaaatgaaagtaaataatATAATACATCAACACTCGCTTTCTCTCGCTAAACTAATCTAACTTACCTTGACCACCTCCATCAGATAGTATACAAGGTACCCAACCAGGACGATCGCGACCAGGTGCCATCGAGGCAAATTCGTCAGGTACGTGTACAAGTAAGACAACATTTTCTCGGCCTAGTTCTAACCGGTTGGCTCAATTGTGTTGGTGTTATGTAGCCCAAATTTTTCGGTCAGTAAGTGGACGCAATAATATCTGCAAAAGACGTAAAACATGTTCAATATTAATGAAAACAGTGCATGTTTGTCATGTCCTTCTGTCTGACAAGCACCATTTCAAATGCTTGCATGTTATCAGGACGAATACAATTTAACAAAATACCTCACAAGCCACAAGTTCATTCTTAAGGGCAGAAATTAATAAACATTGCAGCATGATCGTGATGTGTGGCATTCTACAGCACTATCTCCACAGTTCAAAGAGCTCGATCACGCACTCTCGAATGCACGATTCAATTGGGTTAAATTTTGCTCGGATTTATTTTATAGCTTAAGTGGCCATGTGGAACACCATAATAAGGACACTCGGCTTGCTGGAAGCTTCCGTAGTGATAAATTAGTGCACCAGTGGAAAAACGTGTAttgaggtgcttaaagagcacacacacaatccAGACATCTTCtcgatttgatttattttgtatttttccagcCATAGAGCGCTGTTTTGCCCAAACGAGAATCGATAAACATGTGCACAATCGACtagaaacgaaaaggaaaaacattgtcCTTCGTCCAAAGCAAATGAATCGTTTCTTACCGATCGCTTTTTTCGCTTTCCACCAGCAGAATTGAAAAGCTACGTTTCGACCGGAAAACCACGAAACACTCCCACACAAGCTAATGGCTTGGAACTCTGTTTTTTGTAGCTTGCTTTATCGTCGTACCATAGTTTTCCATCACTTTCCCGAGAAGCGCGGGAGTATCATCAGGCGGTTAGATATTTACGAGTGATAAAAGTAATTTAATGTGGGATAAAAGCCGCTTCATCGACCACCAATCGAGCTGGCCAGTTTTCCACGAGACCGGTTGAACAGGTATCCaaataaaaacggaaaccTAGCCACtttgcacgcacgcacgggcCATAAGAAAATCGATACGCAAAGGTCAGTGGACACGCTGCGTTTCGTTCTTTGCGTCCTGCATTGCGTGCTGTGTAGAGGTAAGCCTTGGTTTCGAGCAGCCTTCCAAACGTTTTCCAAACGTTTTCATCATACCGCACGAATGTGGTTGAAGCAATCAGAACCCTTCACTTGCCTCAACTGAACGTACATAAACACGTGACAAGAAAATTTTTTCCAGCAGTGTATGAACCACATCAAAACTTGATTTCTACTAACCAACCCACAAGACGGCCATGAGCGCGCAGAATTTGCCAAAGGCAAGATCATGTACGCAATTCTTGCTCTCAAGGACGCAATAATGGTTTATGTACCACCAATTTCTAAGTGATCTTTGCCCCCTCAAACACTGAACACGATAGGGTAAAGCAACATGTTATACACGCGAGTTCATTCGCACAATCCTATAAatacaaagaaaaaatcgTGCCGGTCGCGAACGCCGTGCGTGCACGCGACATTCACGTTTCGCTACAAGATTATACTGCGTTGCACGCACACACTGCCCGACGAACAAAGTTGCGCGACGGCGGGTTTAGGTGCAactttttccatacaaaacgcccgggcgatgaaagtgctaccccagtgctcctctccgcgagtctatacttgcaagcggtagcacaacatcgcgaacaaaacaccgcgacGAAGCGATGCATCAGGAGGAATTTCCCCATCCCACCCCTGATGGACCCATACTTGCAGATAGAACTGCAACACGGACAGGTTCGGACCAAGGCGTGTTAAACAGGGTAGGTTTGGTAAATGAcgttaaacatttcaaaccataaaaacCCTGAAGTTGAATCGGAGAATTGATTCATATCAAAATTTAACCATGGCTACGATGAAGGCTCTTAAAAAATGAGTTATATTAAATACCAGTGAAATCAGTTTTCTTAACTGTCAGTATTTTCTATGTATTGCTGCGTTAAACGCAGTAAGGGACTTTCTCTCGCGCATCTCAGGCGAAATCAAACTTCGCAGGAAGttcttgaacttcttgcttCAGTAAATATACTCGATCAATAGGTTGAAAATTGGCACTgcacttgttttatcttgAGCAGTTGCGAGAGTAAGAACGATCGCTCGCACAGCCGCCTATCGACAACGTAACGCTATTATGTTCTTTGTGTACGGCTTAATTGATTACAGCGaatgcgaaaaaccaaaacaatagcTATACGTCACTCATACCATGATTCATCTTGATTcataatgtaaagaaacaaaatattaagtcAAAAACATGGGTATTCTACCGAGCTATTACTTTCATTCGTAGAAGTGTGGTggagaattgaaaaacacttttttgagTGACTGAAAGTGAAATAAGTGAACCAGATTCAAATATTGAGCATCACATAGAATCAATGTGTTCAGTTTTATATCAATCATCACTTCAAACACTGCTCATAATTACTAaacgatgaagaaaaaataaaatattattttgacaatCATTTATGAATTTGAACCAAATGTCAACAATCCAAATTAAACCAACCTACAGCTTTATAGGCCTTGGGCAGTTTTGCCTGTTGTCAacagagttgttttgattttgccaccgcttgcagagtgaaattgcagttcaccaaaaatgtgaagaaaagaGTAATATAACGGCAGTTTTCGTTAATAttcggtaagtaaacgttaTTGAGATGAATTATAATCAGAAAGAATCCAAACtatgttaatttttgttcattttctcttccaaagTTCAACGCAGCAGCGGCACCAGAAGCTCAACCGCGGTGTCATCGGTGGAATTAAAGTTTGGTGCAAGGAGATGGTTGATTTTTGCGGTCCCAAGCTTGCGGCTCCAAGTGAACAAACGGTTTGTAAAGTgcttaaatatatttgaataaaaaatgttcgtttaatataaaattacgacttgggaattttcctttgtatATGACGACAATAtgtatattgaaaacatcgcctccattaaaacatcgcgcattgtataaaaaacatcgcgtcacgTCGTTTTTGTCACGCAACCTACATATTTCGCAGGTTCCATCAGGAGCCCGATGATACCATGAAAAACGCCCCTTTCATAGCGCAACATGGATATTCTTGTTACTCGGGTGCGTACAAAGTGACACAACTCAATGGAAAGCTCTCGATCGAGGATGATCTTTGCTTTTATGTCGAAGGGCAGCATAATATAGGAAGATCGCAcatgtttcatttccattaAAAAAAGAGTAGGCATGGCAGATAACAAATATCCAAAATTCCTTTTTTACCGCACTTCACTAATGAATCACCATTGTGATTGTCGTTAtctgcactttgttcgttgaTAAAACCATGACCTTATACTGGTAGATACTGTTTTCAGCAGCCGTTCTTATCAGCTGATATTTTAATGCtgtattttcaccattttagATGGAAGTGTGGTAGGTAGAATTTCACTAATCCAACCGAGAAACATCTGGTCGCAGCGACATCAAGATCCATACGGCATGATTAATTCAATCTGATGAGATCACTCACCCTCTCGTCTCGTTGAACCAGACCGGGCAAAAACACCCGAACCAAAATCCGCACAAAACCTTCGCGCAACCGAGAACGAGCCTTCCTCGCCTGCTCAAATCTCGTACCGGACTGACTTGAAATCGCGATTTTCGCGTCCCTTATTACCGTGCGCGCAAAGACGCGCCGCCGTCACAAACGGTGACGTAATCGACGCGGCGCACTCGTGACTACTACCAGGCGAGCTTCGctgaaaaaagtgtgcgcgAAGCTGCCGGCAAAAGTGTATCACTACTACTAAAAACATGCGGCTCACTTAGTATATACTAGCGTGCACTAGCATTAGATTTGGGGTTCGGTTTGATCGTTATCTTTTAAGATAATAAAGCTTAGTTCTTAGCGGGAATGTGtaataattgaatttgaaataaaacatattacaTGAATAGTTGAGGCCATAACAAATTTGCCTCATATGATCTTCCACTTCACTTTGTTCAATAACATCGCCAACCAGGCGATGTTTTCAGTCAGCTGTTCGTCAGCGTTGCAGCGCAGTCAATAATTTTGGTTTACAATTCATTTCAAAAGATTTTGACTTAAGTTATCCTCACAAGCTTATCTTGAGTTCAAGTTTTACATTAAGTGCAGTAAGAGAAACACTTGACCACTAAGCCTAGTTGAGCttttagaaataaaacaaagtcaCGTGTGGCGACAATTCCGATAAAAACAGTTGGGGATCTCTATTcgaaaagcataaaataacACTTTCAAATTTACACCACACGACATGGGCCATTGAAACCAGGACACCGATTCTAAAGCTTTCTATGTattatgcaaacatttttcatcacacCTTACACAGTTTAGC encodes:
- the LOC131281006 gene encoding phospholipase ABHD3 translates to MLSYLYTYLTNLPRWHLVAIVLVGYLVYYLMEVVKRPILAASDGPFKKYLRKHIPTLEHKFWPTFWCVESRAQTVFASILRSNIMPDVEYRREVLTLKDGGQVALDWLEANCDPEAPIIIILPGLTGESQAEYIKCLVTAANRAGIRTVVFTNRGLGGVALKTPRLYCAANCEDLSEVVKYVRSAHPHVRIGATGISMGGLILGNYLARKSDEAKSILTAATIISVPWDVHKGCASIEQPILNNLLGRHLASSLCRTVSKYDILRGEEFDWDMNQVLQSKTIKQFDSSFTSKHFGYKDVDSYYSDATLHNKLHQIKVPLLCLSAADDPFQPLEAIPVKAASKSSHVAILITARGGHIGFLEGWWPANKEQYMGRIFSQYFAAALFDPDNEFYRTAQLMMEHNLTTSTSVPGSPKVQTPPPSPVAAASAIRKKSIPF